The following is a genomic window from Bombina bombina isolate aBomBom1 chromosome 3, aBomBom1.pri, whole genome shotgun sequence.
aaacatttacgcaaataaaaaattagtgtataatgtccctttaagagcttcaaGGATTTCTACTGGTAGCTCAGGTATTCAAAGCTTATATAGTATCAGCAAAATATAAACTATTACAAGTTTGTTCAAATTCAGTCCCTGAGGGAAAACAAACATGGGAGTCATTTTCTTGTGAGCACAGCTGAGGTGATCAGCTTTTGTAATGCTAATTGTTCCTCAAGAAGAGAAAACAAAATCGGGATATCCAGATCCAGCAGCAAAGCAGTTTATTTTGCTTTTGTcacacatttataaaaaacaaaacacaatttcagAGAATAATTTAATGGCTGTTGTGTATGTTATCTAGTGATTATTATAGAGTGATTTATCtgcttttccattaaagggacactgaacccaaattgtttctttggtgattcagatagagcaagaaattttaaacaactttctaatttacttctattatcaaattgtcttcattctctttatttgaaatgcaaaaatgtaagtttaaatgccggcccatttttggtgaacaacctgggttgttctggctgattggtggataaattcatagctgtgcgggaaatacagcttggcgccaggttttgcggcgccaagctgtatttcccgcactgctattggctaagaggtggaaacgtcacctctcagccaaattgcgttctgcccgtgggctgcctttagcagctcagcgcagcaaacgttgctaacaaataaaggggctttcagaatgaagtattttatacttcatgaatgagagtcccctttatttgttacgattgtaaatcctagcgtttcccaaacgCTAGGCTTTACCGTCTCTTCCCGTGCAGTTTGTCAAAAACTGCTAATTATgtcatataatttatgtatgtgctgGCCCCTAGGGAGATCGTTTATAGTAAAGAGCACAACATGCATCACtcacaaaaataacaatatatcacCCCTTAGAAGGAATCCATAATAGAACAGTCTGACTCACAGTGCATGGCATGGGGTGGGTCTCCTGctgctaaatgaaaatataaaactgTGAGAACATGGAGTCCTGGAACTTTCCCTGGCAGAGAGATAATAGTCCAGTGAGCTAGGTAAGAACCAGTTTCATGCAGATGTCTTAGCTGTTTGGGGTTTGCAGCGGAAGCTGCCAGGCCTGCCACACATGTTCAGCTGTTCTTAACATATTTACTGCAGCTTCCTCAACTTTAACCTAGGTGTAACTGTTAATCACATCAGTGAGACTTAGGAAGCACATCTGTAGCAGTCTTGTTCTCCCAGGACATCAGCACCCACTTTTACAGATCAGTGACACTGGGCTCATACCTTACATTCCCCATTTAAATTAAATCTGAAACTGCTATTTAGTTTTCCCTTGTGTGTTTTACAAATGTGTATGCTATGCCTAGTACTTGAATGTGCAtgttttgtgtgcctgcatgtatgggaaTGGTGTGTATGTTTTGTATGCCTGCATGTATGGGAATAAGACAtggtgaacggggggggggggggggaagtgggcCTTTTTGCTCTAAAATGCCCTGGCCTTTTTGCTCTAAAATGccctggcctttttttttggtcccagtccggccccgACCCACATGCGCAGCAGTAATGTATTGGACTTGCATGTATTCGGTCAAAACAGCCCTTTTCCTTGTTTTAATATAACTATTTGCTCGTTAGTCTAGAGGAATTTGGTTACTCATCTAGATTCATATCATATATGATGATGTTCCCTCCAATCACTGCTAGACTTCTGCACGGTAATCCACCACGCCCCCTGACATTGACGTCATCATCCTCATGTCCGCTCTCTATCTGACACTTGGATAGTGacgcaaaaaaaaaggcgcatatatcattttttttaggtTGTTAGTGCACTGCAAACACATACCTCATGGGGTGGAGTGAACTGTCATTTTCCAAAATCTGACTTGAAGTTGAATTTCTTATATTTCCCTCTGGCCGGCTGCAAGTTTACAGTCTCCCAGACAGCAGCTTGCTCTCTCAGCCAGACAGCCACTGACTTGCTTTGCTAACAGACTCAGTCTGAGTGACCAACTGTCTTTGTGCGTGCTCAAATTTTAGTGCTGCATGGGTCTACAAATTTACTTTGTCACTTAATCATGTGACATGTCTGTCACTCAGATTATGCTGCACCAATCCACTGGCACTTGACCTCACCGTACTTTACCAAACACTCAGGAGGTGAAGCACGGCACACACTAACAGCAAAGCCATATAGAAATGGAAGAATTTGGAAGACTAAGTTAAGTGATCAGTGATAAAATGAAAAACAGGCATTGAAATGTCCGGATTTCTACCACAGACATTACCAGACAGAAAACTAAAATACCGGAATGTCCaatctaataccggacacctggcaaccttacTAGTCACCCccttcttaggtactggcagacacttTGCAATATGAAAAATGTAaggctttttaattttttaccCTCCAcagaaatactggacaatctgtcagtGATTGGCACAATGGTAGGTTGGGTCACACACTGCCTCCCTAAAAGCTCTACCTTTTGATCCCACAATGTACATTTTTCATAACAGTTCAGTAATTTACatattggctgccagtaacatacaaatcaatcatTTTAACTTTTTGTCTACCAGTAACATATGTAAACAGAAGTGATCTGAACCCCTTGACTTCTCTCTGTTCTTTCTACTCCATATTTGCATTCAGGTGTATGAGGCCTTTTATAATTAGCTAATACTTaggggtaaaaaaataataataaacatttcagTGTCCAGTATATTGAAGATcttactggacacctggcaaccctactggtCACCACTATCTTCCAAGACagccagtcctttttttttttttttttttttttcttctccacattttcatttaaatatctcccccccccccccataccccctttttctgtagcatagggatcTACCTCTCCAGTGCTGTGCTGCCCACACACTTCCTGGATTCCCTCCCACATCTCAAgttggcaccagcagatgatcgttacacagTGGCAATGTCActgtgtaacgatcaggcatctgccctcatatatggaccatatgcaggcagatgcctagaCTTCAGGAACTCCCgttcttggctgtaacttaacagccgagactgcttgAGCTTCCTGAAGCTCTGACGTATGTATCATACAATTTGTATAGTGCTCATGACGCAAGAACACTTATCATAcgtggtaaatttttatttatttttttctgtgagaaTGAGTTttgacttcatgtccctttaaatgccataaCAGTGAAACATTTACACGCTGTTATGTATTGATCCTGCAAATCTAATTAAACCCAACATGCCGCaactggattaaacacataggtaaagtaccaccCTGGAGCTGCAGAGAATTGCTGGTCTTGACTGGATACTGCTGCTTAGCAGTAGTTGCATGACCCAGCTGGGATTAACTCAAAGGTAGTCGCCTCTGAACAAGTGGTTCTCTGGGCTTCCTGAGTGGTACTGAGTGCAGCAACAAATGAGAGCATATaacttacacacactcactcactctctcttttgGAAGCAGAGGAATGTAGGGGAGAAGGTTTAGCAAGGTTAGGCTGATTAGGAATGTACAGAAAATACATAAGCACAATGATCCACTGTATGATGActgaaaaaattaatacaaaatccaTCTTTTATTTAGCTCCAGATTATGACAAGTCGCAGTGGCTGGAGGAGAAGGAGAAGTTGGGCTTGGACTTCCCCAATGTACGTGTGATTCTAGGGAGAATGAGCTGACACATAGTGGATTGCTATTTGATCAGTCATGGGGGGGAATTTAAATTTGAACAAGGTAAAAATGCAGGGGGGATGGGGAAATTATTTTAATCTAGTTACTCCTTGTATCCTGTAGTTACCATACCTGTTTGATGGGGATGTAAAACTGACTCAAAGTAACACGATACTTCGTTACATTGCACACAAGCACGGATTGTGTAAGAACCTGCCTTTTAGTTTAGCAATTCACTATTAAACCTTGACTTCTCCTGTCCTGTCTTATGGGAATAACATGTATATTATGACTCATTATAACCTCTTTATGGGAGTTCTTCCTTGAAAGTAAGCTTTTCTTGAGTACATAACTTTTACTGTTTAAGTCcatctttcacttttttttttttttctctgcaggtgGTAAGTCAGCAGAATGTCTGTACCAAACAGGGTACTCTCCAGCCTCCTTCACTGTTGATTGAAACATCTGGTTGGAAAGCCCATCTCCTACAACAATCGCTTTATCTTATTCCTACATGCTGTATTTGGCTTCCTATGATATTGTAGTCCTCTATTATGCTTTAAATGTACTATGGCTCACCATCTCTTCTACTGGTTCTAGTGAATCTTTAGCTATTTCACCCCTGTTGTATTTTCGCATCTTTATGGTGGTTTacaatcttcccccccccccccccaacccgcCTTTAGGTCAAAATTATCGCCTTGGGCCTACAGGACGTTTTTGATTCTCACctcatcatttttattatttttttttttcccatttggtGTACACCCACTTTTTGTTATCTTATGCCCTCCCATTTTAATCAACTCAAAAATCCTTTATAATCTATTTGGGAAATCCTAACCTTTTTGTTTATggttctctattgtaaaataacctTTTAATTTGTTTGTCTACACCAGGAGAGGAGTCTGAAACAACAAAGAACAATGTTTCACTCTTAGAAAACCAAGCTATGGATTTTCGATTCGGTCTTATCATGATTGCCTACAACCCAAAATTTGTGAGTAAAGCACAGGAGAGCATTTGTAAAATATGTGTCAGACTATTTACCTGCTAATTTTATACCTTCCAGGAAGAACTGAAAGGACCATACCTGGAAAAGTTACCTGTGGCTTTGGCAAGATTTTCTAACTTTCTAGGGGACAGATCTTGGTTTGCAGGGGagaaggtacaaaaaaaaaaaaaaaaaaggcgactGTATTCTAGTAGTAATGTGTACATATCACTTTTATGGATTTATCTTCTTGATCCTTTGCAGATCACATATGTGGATTTTGTGATGTATGATGTTCTGGATCAGCACAAAATGCTGGAACCGTCCTGTCTGCAAACATTCCAGAATCTACAGGATTTCCTAGCACGGTTTGAGGTGATAGGAAGTGTTTCTTATACAGAATTCCACAGAACTACTGTGTACTTCATAAAACATCTTAAGTAGCTATGAACATGGATTACTTGTATGCAGAGATCACAAGTATCGGTTTATAGCAATGCTTGATTCTATCACTACAGGTAGCAGCTCACAGCGATCTAAATTATCAGTCTGAACATAATCAAGGATTATGAAATATTACATAAGCAGTAAAATATTCTTATATACTTATTATCTGTAAACTGAGATGTAAGTAATTTCAGCTAATTTTAAGACCTGAGCATTGTCCAGTAGTCATTCTGGCTGATTCTGTACTATAAAACACTAGCTTTGCCCAAGTTTGCCCACTACTAGCTCAATCATTTCTGTGCCTTCCATTTTTGTGTAATGTTTAGGCTTGTGCATATGGATCCTTCATTAGGATCTGAATGGCGGGAAGTGATATTTGGCTAATTTCAGAGCCGCATTGATTCTGGTGCAAAATCAACACGTTAAGATCTGTGCAGATCCAGATCTAATGTGGTGATCTTGTACCAGAATCAATCAGGCTCCAAAAATAACTTGCTTTCTCTTTTGGATCCGCACAAAGAATCAGAATGCACaa
Proteins encoded in this region:
- the LOC128652399 gene encoding glutathione S-transferase Mu 3-like, which translates into the protein CLSTPGEESETTKNNVSLLENQAMDFRFGLIMIAYNPKFEELKGPYLEKLPVALARFSNFLGDRSWFAGEKITYVDFVMYDVLDQHKMLEPSCLQTFQNLQDFLARFEALPPITAYIASPQFMKTPLNNRMAAWANHT